From Aurantimicrobium sp. INA4, one genomic window encodes:
- a CDS encoding heme-copper oxidase subunit III, whose protein sequence is MAVVDCAHATCHFRHNRKVTAATMNSASITPTVSRPNPVAVGTIVWLGSEVMFFAGLFAIYFTLRTAAPEQWAAGAEILNFPYSLTNTIILVLSSVTAQFGVFAAERMQPRSTGWKLSQWGMVEWFFLTYVLGAIFVTGQVYEYAVLVSEGITLNGNAYGTAFYLTTGFHGLHVTGGLIAFLLIIGRAYAVKNFGHKEATSAIVVSYYWHFVDVVWIGLFLVIYVLK, encoded by the coding sequence GTGGCGGTCGTCGATTGCGCCCACGCCACTTGTCATTTCCGCCATAATAGAAAGGTGACAGCAGCCACTATGAACTCAGCATCTATTACTCCAACTGTGAGTCGACCCAACCCTGTTGCGGTTGGAACTATCGTCTGGCTTGGCAGCGAAGTTATGTTCTTCGCTGGCTTGTTTGCGATTTACTTCACACTGCGTACTGCAGCCCCAGAACAGTGGGCTGCTGGGGCTGAAATTCTCAATTTCCCCTACTCTTTGACAAACACCATCATCTTGGTTCTCTCGTCGGTAACCGCTCAATTTGGTGTTTTCGCTGCTGAACGCATGCAACCTCGTTCGACTGGTTGGAAGCTTTCACAGTGGGGAATGGTTGAGTGGTTCTTCCTCACATATGTTCTCGGAGCAATCTTCGTAACCGGTCAGGTTTATGAATACGCCGTGCTCGTGAGCGAAGGAATTACGCTCAACGGAAATGCTTACGGAACTGCCTTCTATCTCACCACTGGATTCCATGGTTTGCACGTTACCGGTGGTTTGATTGCATTTTTGTTGATCATTGGACGTGCCTATGCCGTCAAGAACTTCGGTCACAAAGAGGCAACCAGTGCAATCGTTGTCTCGTACTACTGGCACTTTGTGGACGTTGTCTGGATCGGCCTGTTCCTCGTCATCTACGTACTCAAATAA
- the trpD gene encoding anthranilate phosphoribosyltransferase has translation MSENYSWPQILTSLLEGIDLTISEAEWAMNQIITGNATNAQIAGFMIALRSKGEAVHELVGFRDAVLSNALELPVPAMALDIVGTGGDRHNTVNISSTAAIVCSAAGVPVVKHGNRAASSASGSSDVLSELGINLGLTNTQVAQVLDKVGITFAYAAAFHPGFRHVAEARRDLGVPTIFNILGPLCNPARPEASAVGVAQLDRVPLITGVFRTRDATALVFRGDDGLDELTTTGHSHIWEISRGQIVEHDVDPSDFGIPRARLEDIRGGEPSYNAQVLKNTLNGESGPVRDIVLLNAAAGLVAYELAQDSSQVLRPIAERLHEKLEQAAQAVDSGAAASKLNDWVLATQN, from the coding sequence ATGAGCGAAAACTACTCGTGGCCACAAATCCTCACTTCACTTCTTGAAGGCATTGATTTGACCATTTCTGAAGCTGAATGGGCAATGAACCAGATCATTACTGGAAACGCAACAAATGCCCAAATTGCTGGTTTTATGATTGCATTGCGCTCCAAAGGTGAAGCAGTACACGAGCTAGTCGGATTCCGCGACGCTGTTCTTTCTAATGCCCTCGAACTCCCCGTGCCTGCAATGGCTCTAGACATCGTTGGTACGGGCGGAGACCGTCACAACACAGTTAACATCTCGAGTACAGCAGCCATTGTGTGTTCTGCAGCAGGCGTTCCAGTCGTTAAGCATGGAAATCGTGCAGCAAGTAGTGCGTCTGGTTCCTCAGATGTTCTCTCTGAACTCGGAATTAATCTTGGCCTGACCAATACCCAAGTGGCTCAGGTACTAGACAAAGTAGGAATCACTTTTGCGTACGCGGCGGCTTTCCATCCAGGATTCCGGCACGTAGCAGAAGCCCGACGTGATCTTGGGGTACCAACAATTTTCAATATCCTCGGTCCCTTGTGTAACCCTGCACGCCCAGAAGCATCCGCTGTAGGAGTTGCTCAGTTGGATAGGGTTCCTCTGATAACCGGTGTTTTTCGCACACGTGACGCAACGGCTCTTGTCTTTAGGGGCGATGATGGTCTCGATGAGTTGACGACCACAGGCCACAGTCACATCTGGGAAATCTCACGTGGTCAAATTGTCGAACACGACGTTGATCCATCAGATTTTGGTATCCCTCGCGCGCGGTTGGAAGATATTCGAGGCGGGGAACCAAGTTACAACGCACAAGTGCTCAAAAACACTCTGAATGGTGAATCTGGCCCTGTTAGAGACATTGTCTTACTCAATGCAGCAGCAGGTTTAGTCGCCTATGAGTTGGCTCAAGACTCTTCACAGGTTCTTCGGCCCATCGCAGAAAGACTCCACGAAAAGTTAGAACAGGCAGCTCAAGCTGTTGATTCTGGTGCTGCCGCATCCAAACTCAATGATTGGGTTCTGGCAACTCAGAATTAA
- a CDS encoding FGGY-family carbohydrate kinase, whose product MEAVAFQTREVLDATNADTGLPLKEVRVDGGMIANNLLMQFQADILGVPVVRPVIAETTALGAAYAAGLAVGLLEEHRSTAITLARRN is encoded by the coding sequence TTGGAAGCTGTTGCATTCCAAACTCGAGAAGTACTTGATGCGACAAATGCAGATACGGGTCTTCCGCTCAAAGAAGTTCGAGTAGACGGTGGAATGATTGCCAACAATTTGTTGATGCAGTTCCAAGCAGACATTTTGGGTGTTCCCGTTGTTAGACCAGTAATCGCAGAAACAACTGCACTCGGAGCGGCCTACGCTGCAGGCTTAGCAGTTGGTTTATTGGAAGAGCACCGATCAACTGCGATCACTCTGGCAAGAAGAAACTAG
- the glpK gene encoding glycerol kinase GlpK → MTDTYVLAIDNGTTSTRAIIFDRSGNKRGTGQLETTQFFPRSGWVEHDPVEIWANTKKVIELAVEDAGVNPDQISAIGITNQRETTVIWDRETGLPIYNAIVWQDTRTQQLVDLLAANADGSQDFNKLKEKTGLPLASYFSATKIKWILENVPQARELAAQNKLAFGTIDSWLLWNLTGIHATDVTNASRTLLMNLHTLEWDSELLGFFSIPQEILPEIRSSSEIYGFSQEVLPGVPVAGILGDQQAATFGQAAFASGEAKNTYGTGNFLIFNTGNEVVHSQNGLLSTVAYKLGEQPAHYALEGSIAVTGSLIQWLRDNLGIISSASEIEELAASVEDNGGAYFVPAFSGLFAPHWRPDARGVIVGLTRYVNKHILRAQHWKLLHSKLEKYLMRQMQIRVFRSKKFE, encoded by the coding sequence ATGACTGACACCTATGTTCTTGCCATTGATAATGGAACAACCAGCACCCGAGCAATCATTTTTGATAGGTCAGGCAATAAGCGGGGAACAGGACAATTAGAAACCACTCAATTCTTTCCTCGCAGTGGTTGGGTTGAGCACGATCCAGTCGAAATTTGGGCAAATACCAAAAAAGTGATTGAGCTTGCCGTCGAAGACGCAGGTGTAAATCCGGATCAAATCAGTGCCATAGGAATTACTAACCAGCGTGAAACAACCGTCATTTGGGATAGAGAAACTGGCCTTCCGATTTACAACGCGATTGTCTGGCAAGACACCAGAACTCAACAACTAGTTGATCTTCTGGCCGCAAATGCTGATGGTTCTCAAGATTTCAATAAACTCAAAGAGAAAACGGGATTGCCACTGGCCTCCTATTTCTCTGCCACGAAAATAAAGTGGATTCTTGAGAATGTGCCTCAGGCTCGTGAATTAGCGGCACAAAACAAACTCGCGTTTGGCACTATCGATTCATGGTTGCTGTGGAATCTCACCGGCATACATGCAACTGATGTGACTAATGCATCGCGCACGCTGTTGATGAACCTTCACACCCTTGAGTGGGATTCCGAATTACTCGGTTTCTTTAGTATTCCTCAGGAAATACTGCCTGAAATTAGGTCTTCATCTGAAATTTATGGGTTTTCTCAAGAGGTCCTTCCAGGCGTGCCCGTTGCCGGAATACTTGGCGATCAACAGGCCGCAACTTTTGGTCAAGCAGCGTTTGCCTCTGGAGAAGCCAAAAACACCTATGGAACAGGAAATTTCCTGATTTTCAACACCGGCAACGAGGTTGTTCATTCACAAAACGGTCTTCTTTCAACAGTTGCCTACAAGCTAGGAGAACAACCTGCTCATTATGCCTTGGAAGGGTCAATTGCAGTCACAGGGTCACTGATTCAATGGTTACGGGACAATCTCGGGATTATCTCCAGCGCAAGTGAAATCGAGGAATTGGCCGCAAGCGTTGAGGACAACGGGGGCGCATATTTTGTTCCCGCGTTTAGCGGTCTCTTTGCCCCTCATTGGAGACCAGATGCTCGAGGAGTTATTGTTGGGCTCACCCGCTATGTCAACAAGCACATATTGCGCGCGCAGCATTGGAAGCTGTTGCATTCCAAACTCGAGAAGTACTTGATGCGACAAATGCAGATACGGGTCTTCCGCTCAAAGAAGTTCGAGTAG
- a CDS encoding MFS transporter: protein MNTVVPEVKSFRAQAVILFAYFFVFGVGGASWLVRLPDVRSFIEVSTAILGWVLFAGSVGAMTALIASGRFVARFGARTAVVVGFTALGIGQVVQAISLIEGSAVGVAIGGLIAGLGYGIGDVGINVEGAELEKLRGKSLLPQLHGAYSLGALAGAGIGTLAIVTNFSLVMQMIVIAVITTAIAWFTYKKLPLSTGKTHVSHGENQAHREPVVLSKRIVFLGLGIMGLSLAEGGSNDWLALSVVDGYGLDTTTAGITFAIMTLAMVITRFSGGRLVDRFGRVFALRVLGTAGVIGILLVILSPTIYLAWLGAALWGAGVALGFPLFISAAADGENSSQRVATVTAFGYAAFLVGPPLLGFIGQAWGLLNMFYLLALFVACAVFFAGAAKPLDTENNQ, encoded by the coding sequence ATGAACACCGTTGTTCCTGAGGTTAAATCATTCCGCGCGCAGGCCGTTATTCTCTTTGCGTATTTTTTTGTATTCGGCGTCGGAGGAGCTTCCTGGCTTGTAAGGCTGCCAGATGTTCGCAGTTTCATTGAAGTCTCTACTGCAATTTTGGGGTGGGTGCTTTTTGCCGGTTCAGTAGGAGCGATGACTGCACTTATTGCTTCTGGAAGATTCGTTGCAAGATTTGGTGCTCGCACGGCCGTCGTCGTTGGATTTACTGCCCTTGGCATCGGCCAAGTGGTTCAAGCTATTTCACTTATCGAAGGCTCAGCAGTTGGGGTTGCCATAGGTGGACTCATCGCTGGATTGGGTTACGGAATCGGTGACGTCGGAATCAATGTTGAAGGTGCAGAACTAGAAAAGCTCCGAGGAAAGAGCCTCCTTCCTCAGCTTCACGGGGCCTATAGCTTGGGTGCTCTCGCTGGTGCTGGCATCGGAACCCTGGCTATCGTCACCAACTTCTCTTTGGTCATGCAAATGATTGTTATTGCAGTGATAACAACCGCAATTGCTTGGTTCACATACAAAAAACTTCCTTTATCAACGGGCAAAACCCATGTCTCCCACGGAGAGAATCAAGCACATCGTGAACCAGTTGTACTTTCCAAACGAATTGTTTTTCTGGGTCTTGGAATCATGGGGTTATCGCTTGCCGAAGGTGGCTCGAATGACTGGTTAGCTCTGTCAGTGGTTGACGGCTACGGTCTTGATACAACAACTGCAGGTATAACTTTTGCAATTATGACGTTGGCCATGGTTATTACTCGATTCTCTGGTGGTCGTTTAGTCGATCGATTTGGACGAGTATTCGCATTACGCGTGTTGGGAACTGCTGGCGTTATCGGTATTTTGCTGGTCATCCTCTCCCCCACAATCTATTTGGCCTGGCTCGGAGCAGCGCTTTGGGGTGCAGGTGTTGCTCTGGGGTTCCCCTTGTTTATCTCAGCAGCCGCAGATGGAGAAAATTCTTCCCAGCGCGTTGCAACCGTAACGGCATTTGGTTACGCCGCGTTTTTAGTAGGCCCTCCCCTTCTAGGTTTTATTGGTCAAGCTTGGGGACTTCTCAACATGTTCTATCTTCTTGCTCTCTTTGTCGCTTGCGCAGTTTTTTTTGCAGGTGCTGCAAAGCCTTTAGATACAGAAAACAATCAGTAA